ATACACACATGAATTGACCTCCAAACAGGAATTCTTATTTGTGCTGTGGAAGTTCTCAACTATTCTCTTTTCCCTTGGCTAGTATATATGTAACACTATTCCTTTTTGCGTAGTTTTTAATGCCAAGAGAGTGATAAGCACTTGAAGATCTCAAGTCCAATAAAAGTACAATGTCACTTAAGTTACTGTTTCAGTTATCAGCATTcagcaaaaatatatatttaaaaatttcccACAAATCTGATTTAAGAAAATATGATCAGAAACAGACTTAGACAAATACCTGTACAAGTAttcccttttatttttttccttggaATGTGGGAAGACTAAAAGAAATCAATTCAAAGAAAATTCATAGTTCCAAACTGGCCTAAACTCATCTCACTGGAATAGAAGAAAAGGTGACCAAGAGTCCAAGACAACCTCAAATGTGAACCCCAAGTCAATGGATTCAGGAATCAGGATATAACCCAAAAAGTAAGGAAAATGTGTACCTCCATAACTATTCCCCTCAAGTTCTCAGAGTGGATTGGGACAACTTTTCCCACTCGCAGTCGGAAGTCACCAAGTTGGTATTGGAACCCCTGAATATAATAAAGATACCTTAGCAAGAATAGTATGAACtaatatagaagtatagaacaGATGTGAAAATATGCAATGGGtctcattaaaataaaataaaataagatgatGAAAGGGTGGCAGGTGATGCAAAAAATTGCTTGTAAATTTCCTTTGCCATGCTTACAACGAAACTTGCTCAAAACAATAAAACCCTTCTCCAGCCTATTAGTATCTGCTTGTATTATCAAGTTACAGCATCAAGCATTGTGAATAAGTAATAAAAGCAAGTAGTTATAGCCTGGTTATCAATCCCCCACCACTTCTGCAAGGGTGAATCATGTGCACCTAAtaatgaaatgattttttttttaaatgtgctTTTCAATTCAATCAAAGATTTTGACACAATGAGAAATTTGGAGTTCATAAATTGCACAATCCAAGCTACCTCAAAATTAAGTGCAACCCTAGTTTTGTAAGACTGAAGCTTCTCCATTATGTTCTGAATTGATGACTCTGCTTCCATAACTAGCCGTTGCCCTCTAATGACAAAGTAATACTTGTCAGGCTGCTCTTGAAGTGAAATCCCCCAAAAGTCACGCGGAAATTCATTTGCATTAGCTATGTCTGGTAAGGAAAACcagtaaaaaaagaaagattagAGCACATAAAAAAACTTATAGACAAATATGTTTAATAGGTTCAGAAAAAAGCAGATGCATAATTCAGATAGAGATTGAAACAAGCATGAAAGCAATTATCTCcaatatataaatgttacttcCTAGTTCCTAATATGCTATTTTCCATTCTAACATTTTCACGctattttctcataaattgTGAGTCCATTTATTAtcaataaatgaataaataaaccAAATTGCCATATTCATTCAATGCTGCAATTTTGCATAAAACTTCAAAAGCAGAATTACAGATtctttaaaataagtaaatctCGCACACATGTTTCTGTTGGTTTTCTCTTTCCTTTGAAGGGTTGGGGTGTTGGATCTgtcaaaaattgaattttgttttttttaaaataccttTTTCATTCAATACACACATatctgtatgattaatatacGGTGCAATAATAAGAAAGATCAATTTTGTGATCAAAGTGTGAAATAGAAAAGCCCTAACCTTTGAGCATTGGCTTGTAGAAGCTGAGAGTAGCTTTCCACCTTCCTTCCTTGACTCCATTAATGCCTTCAACACACTGAGAAACCTCAGTCAGGATTTGGGTGTTCACTGTTGTGCCAGCATTCGGTTGCCAATGCAAGACCCTAGCAATATAAACAAACGAACACTTTACCTACATACAAATATCTTAGAATCTAAGATTGGGATGAGGTCACTCAACTGGGCTGTAATGCACatggccaaaccacactaaaaattgaattcaatcaattagctagtctaacccaataaccttataaacccatatgtttccTCTCTTGTTTTTAATTATGGGACTCTTAATACACACATACAGAGAGTTGTGTAATGCAAATTGAAGCTCATCAAAATAACCAGAAAATAAACAAGCAAACCCTTAACCAGATGCAGATAGTGACATACATGTACACATTCACACATAAACCAACACACAGTTATCGGTATACTCAATTGAAGCCAATCGAGATAATAAATCAGTGAAAAGCTTGATTTCATttcagaaaaagaaaactgGATAAATAAAACAGTAAAATAGATACCATTTGATGGGCATAATGGATATCAGAATGCTCGAGCTTTGATCCGTGAATTGATTGCTCTTTTTTTGTTGGGAGCCTATGTGTCTCTTTGTGCAGGCAGTACGGCAAATCCCTGTACAAGCGGAGGCGAAACCAGGAAAAAACTTGAGGGATGGCAACAGGGTGGGGCGGGGAGTGGGGTCCTGTCCCCGAATTAGGTCCCCATTCCCCGTACCCGTTCCCGAAATGGATTTGAAATTACCCCATCCCAATCCCCGTGGGGATTTTTTGGGAACGGGGATTCCCCGCCCCGTTTTTTGAATAACTTGTCAAAGAAAAAAGCAGAGTATGTAGgtgagaaattaattaaaaacttttgaaaTGACGGTTCTGCACTCTAAAGAGCCAGTATTAACCAATAAAATTTTCCTCAGCAAAACAACACTCTCATAACCACACACAATTGACTATTCCCTAACAATACAAAGTAATAATTGTCTCACAACCCAACACCACTCTGCAGGACACCAAAGTGTTCAGATCCGAATTCTCCAAGCTCCCTTCTGTAACAATTCCATTTTACTTCCCTAATCCTGAATCTTTtgattccaaatttttttaatatgaagtTACAATGCATCATTATGGGATTTATGGGtgtgattttgatttttcattcCCTTCAGATTTCTTTCCATTTCATTCTCAGTTTTGACATCGGAGCCTGTTATATGTATGAGGAAATTgcaaatttgatataattttggTCATGATGGTAATCTGCTGACCTGGGTGTGTATTTACTTAGAAAAAGTTTAGTGAAATATTAGAATGCGGAGTTGCACATAATGATCCAAAAATACATGTTAAAGAAAAAGAGTAGAtatgaaagaaattgaaaaggCAATAGTCATTACTTGTTTCCACAGTCTTCACTGGACATGGATGCCAGTGGCGACAAAGAAGAGATTGGCGGACGGCGAGTGGCTGGCGACTATTCGACGAAGCAGAGATGGCGGACAGCCGACGGCGAGGCTGGGGCCTGGGTTTGAGTTTTGAGACGGACTATAACCTATAAATTTctgatgaaaaatgaaattaactcaaaaacaaaaaatataatacaatatgTAGTAATTAAACTAGTGGGGTGGGGTCGAGTCTGAGTAGAGGTAACTGTGGACTCTTTGtactttagtaggttgagaaagtagctatgaaaatatactacattgtaacagagtcagtagcactcaaaaaaaattagtggGGTGTGGTCGAACCTAAGTGGtcatattaactctttgtgcttcagtaagattagaaagtaattatgaatatatgctacattgtaatagagtccatagtactaaaaaaaaaattaatgtacaCAAAAGGAATTAATGACATTTTTTATCTTTTGTTTTTCTATTCCTTTTGCAACCCCTTTTTCATTTGTGGTAagaattaaaagaataataataataccattATAAAAGGtgaaatgtattattttttgaatcatcaccttaacaaaatataaatgtcatattAGAATTATCCtaatgatacattttattatctttgtttaaaacaaacattatttgttgtagcacaacatttaattttcaatttcaaaactatATTGTTTCAATTagaatgtacattttattacaagttaatatatataaagtgatTTCTATTTtcggtcctactgttattatgACATTGCTAATTTTAGTCCACCACATTAATTTCTGCCAGTCTTTTTGTGTCATTGCCACTTTTGGACCATCGTTACTATTTCCGTGAGTTGGGCGTCAACCTGAGGGGTATTGTTGTTCTTTCATGATCTGGTCTTCTAattgactgaggaaaataaaaaaagtaaagtTAATATCCTAAGTCGTAAAACGTAATCCCCTAACCCTCCTCGAATACGATCAAAATCGCCCCAAAATTGTAGCAAATCCGACCAAGAGCGAAGAAATTGGAAACCAAATTCTATCAAATTCGAAAGTACTAGCACGCACGAAGGGAAAAGCGCGATGGATTCGGATATAGAAGCTGACGCATCAAACCTAGGTAAATGTtgaatgtttttgttttagtatgAATGTGTTCTGAGTTTTGTGTGTTTATAGAGTGAAAAAAGTGTTGGGGCGGGGTGGATCATTTATATATGTGTCATTGTCCTTGTTTGTCTACCGATTGTTGAACATGCGTGAGTTGTGTGGTGTCCactttgcttttgaaattttggaaatataaatacatattctGGGTAACACATGCTGGTAGATGTTTAACTTTATGCTCTGCAAAAAATTTCCATTTTCCTATACTGTGTGGACCACATATTTCTTTACTCATACACattactttattatttgttagaatatattaaaatttgttagAAATCAAATTAAGGTGTGTTGTATGTATTTATTCTGAGTTCTGTATGCATTTAAAGTGGTTGTCTTTGTTGTGTTTATGTATGCATTTAAACAGATACATTTTCTTTGAAGTTAAGGCATGGTGGTTGCCTTAAAAGGAATGAAATAGGATATGTTGGAGGGGCAACTAACTGTTATAATTTGGATATTGATTTGTGGGGCATGATTACTTTAAGGGAAACAGTTGAGGAATTAGGATATAACATGTTAGAAAACTTTAAATACTTCACACCAACCAGTACTGGGGTTTTATTTGAATTAGTGATAGATAGTGACTGTTGGACAATTTGTGACATTGGACAATTTCCCAAACAGATTGAGGTTTGGGTGGTAGGTGAGGGTGAGGGGCAAGGTGAAGATCAACCTTTAGCTAAAGGGGAGTTTCAGTTAGAAGATGATGCTGATTATGATAAATTTGAGTACAATGATGATCAGAGTGAGAGAAATGATGACTTAGACTTTGAGGGACAGGTAGATCCAAATATAGAGTTTGCAGGGATAGGAGAAAGTGTTGATGTTGATAGTGGTGAGAGAGTTACTGGGGCTGCGTCTGTGAATAAAGGAAACATGACTGTAAATGAGACTGGAATACTGCCTGGGAATGGTATTGGAAATGGGACTCAGACTCCTATAGGTGTTGATCATGCTGCCAACCAGACTGCTGGGAATCAGATTGCTGTTGATACTGCTGCCACCCACATAAAGGTATAGAGGTACCTTAACTGTTAATTTTTAAACACTATGTTTTACTTAATCCATTTACTTAATTTTTCTTGTCATGTAGCCTAATCCAAGATGCAGGAACTTAAAGCAGAGTGTTGGTACTCAACTTACTACCAGACCTGGCAAGCTTATTCCcaggaaaaggaaaatcaaTGAAACACCTACAACAGAACAAGGGGATGGTTTTGAGCCTGTTGTGCCACTTGGAATTGGTATAGAGGACACAATAGGTGTTGATTTTTGGACTGAGGCAGTGGAGGTGGCAGCTATGTTTGACAATGTAAATGATGCTGGAGTGGATGTTCAACAACAAGAAGAAATCTCAATTACAACACTCAGCCAAAAATCAGACCACAAGTGAACAAAGCTTCGAAGACTACCCGTGTTCAACCTGTGAGAAGATATGGCACAATAAGTAGTCTAAAGTCAAGATTTACCAACACTGTTAACACACCTCTGCAAATTGACTGAAATGCATGAAATACAAAGACTATTACTTTAACTTTTTGCTAGTCTTGGTATTTTGATACTGTTAATCTTGGTATGAGTGATCGTTTAGTTGGTTAGTAGTGATCAAATGTTAATGTATTAGTGTTGGTATTTTGATATTGTTAATCAACTAAAACAGTTTATCATTTGATGTTTTGTTACTGTTATTAGTGATCATTTAGTTGGTTAGTAGTGAACATAATCATATTAATGTATTTTGCTGGTAATGAATTTAGTTCATAATGAAGTTTAATGGTTGATTCcagttttggttttgttttgtttcagtTTTGGTACGCAAGGGATTTGTTATGTTTGTCAGGACATTTACTATGTTACTGCCTAACCAGTTTCAGTTTTGATTTCCAATATTATAACTATGTTACTACCCAAGTATTTACTATAACACTACAGCACTTGCATAGGCACATTACACACAACAATTTCCAACATAAGACTACAACTTGCATTGGCACATTAAACATAATTGTTCACAACAAAACACTACCCAATTGCATTCAACATAACCATTTCCAAACAAATTAACACAGTGTTTTCACCTTATGGGAGCATAGGCACATTCTTGCCAAAGCTCTCATTGCTCCCTATaacaaaaaaactaattacCAGTACAATAACAACTACGACAACCATCGTGGATGTACATTTATACTCCAATGCTTATCCTTCACTTCTTCCATAACATTACAATAACAACCACTTCTCAATTTGGCATTTAAcattgcattttctttttcatttttgttaagTTTCATCAATAACCCGGGTATTATCTTCTTTGACCTAGGACACATCGGGGGATCATACCACCTCACAAACCCACGTGAATCAGCCTGAAAATtgcaaaattgacaaaaataactACAATTATTCCCGGCCAGACAGTGCAAGCTGAAAAAAACGATTGCAAATTGACCcattctaaaattttataaaaattacaaacCTTACATCTTGAACATTCCCAATATCTTGAacatttaattggaggttgcgcaataagaagaacacaaagtacaatatgttatagcagactattacacctacatttttttagttccaattaagggtctaacattattggctcttattataagtgtagacaatatataatatctaatatattattaccatagaagaatataagaaaatatattgagTATGCATGTGCAtcgtaataataatagaaaaagatTACAAACCTTACAAAAGTTAtaccagttcttatatcgtgttttgtggaccgcggtcccaaaacgacgtcgtttcagtaagtgggagacggagcctgtaattgacactacagttcatctcaaaagatactgccatacatttgttttgatattatcgaatgaaactgtagttatatcgaaatttaactgcagtgtatatgaactgatactgaataacagtttcacatttgtgttttatattatcgaatgaaactgtagctatatcgaaatgtaactgtagttgtgttgaaatgtaactgcagtgtatatgaacttatactgaataacagtttcacatttgtgttttatattatcgaatgaaactgtagttatatcgaaatgtaactgtagttgtgttgaaatgtaactgcagtgtatatgaactgatactgaataacagtttcacatttgtgttttttttattatcgaatgaaactgtagttatatcaaaatgtaactgtagttgtgttgaaatgtaactgcagttgtgttgaaatgtaactgcagtgtatatgaactgaaagtgagtggcgcgaattcatccgtctgttttcattaatcaaaatgacgtcgttttgatgcgcggtccacgatataatttgcgatataCAGGTAGAGatatttttgtctaaaaaattatataattacaactcttatataaaaattaataaaaaaaccaGAAATACAGACCGAgacttaatatatttttaaattagtaagtAAATTAATTCAAGATGCATGGAATAAACGTAAATTAGTTAAGCATAACAaccttttaaaggaaaaaaatcagttttcaaatattatattttaaatactccgtatttgtttgATATTTATTATAGTTATAACGTATCATATACATACTTTAGCATTTGAGAagtatcattaattaaaaagaaacgTTTATTGCTTGCAAATTCCTCCATCCAGAGCTGTGGGACAAATTCTCCGAATTCTTCTATTGAAGCAATTTCGATTAAAATTTCCCtctattttatttctattcTTAACAGGCTTTCCTTGTCTGTTTGTTAAAGAGAAAGAAATAAGAAATTCTTGAAtacacataaattttttttccctcgTTGGCACATCGGCATCAAACGCTTGTATTGTAATCCACCGACGTGCTTTTAGCAGGTCAAATTTCACTCACAGGTGCGGGGTGCCCCCAACATTTCGTTGCGTTTCAATTTTCTGAAGGAGAGAAATAAAAGAGAAGAGCAGAAAAAGTAGAAAGCCGAAGTGTTGGGTCAAAGATCCGAGGCTTTGAGGTGAAAAAGATCAGATCTTTGTTGTTTTCTTGACCAGAAAATAAGATTTCAATCTGGGTATTTACTGATAGTGTTTGTGATGGGGTGGAGGTACAAGGCCGGTTTGTTCCTTATTGCTGCAGTTGTTGTCATTTGGGTTACCTCTGCTGAAGTCACCCAGGTCAGAACTCTTCCTTTTAACTTTCAGAAgcttttcctttttttgttttaatagtTATATTTCTATGTTTCATAAGGGGGCATTTT
This region of Ipomoea triloba cultivar NCNSP0323 chromosome 15, ASM357664v1 genomic DNA includes:
- the LOC116006336 gene encoding mediator of RNA polymerase II transcription subunit 20a-like, whose translation is MPIKWVLHWQPNAGTTVNTQILTEVSQCVEGINGVKEGRWKATLSFYKPMLKDIANANEFPRDFWGISLQEQPDKYYFVIRGQRLVMEAESSIQNIMEKLQSYKTRVALNFEGFQYQLGDFRLRVGKVVPIHSENLRGIVMEMEYLPISSWETSHQIMGEFFDIWKDALSKRSLPGHFMHIEPNFTEFGLPDQYTSQHTAVQYACIMAQMIATAQSAAQMRN